In Dolichospermum flos-aquae CCAP 1403/13F, the following proteins share a genomic window:
- a CDS encoding glycosyltransferase, whose protein sequence is MPANSCPENDADNGNSDPLDSIFTDLSVDEESEVRTDSASLPPVRFKGRRGKAALVLTIVWSGTITLHLVSWGSIFVLGLTTMLGIHALGIIFAKPRHHSQEIEGDLPFVSVLVAAKNEEAVIGRLVKNLCNLEYGNGQYEVWIIDDNSTDNTPQLLAQLKQEYQQLNVFRRDPDASGGKSGALNQVLPLTKGDIIAVFDADAQVTPDLLLQIVPLFQKERVGAVQMRKAIANAKENFWTKGQMAEMLLDIWFQQQRTAIGGIGELRGNGQFVRRQALASCGGWNEETITDDLDLTIRLHLDKWDIECVFYPPVQEEGVTNATALWHQRNRWAEGGYQRYLDYWDLILKNRMGTRKTWDLLIFMVTMYILPTAAIPDIFMAIARHRPPMLSSVTGLSLGMSVVGMFAGLKHVRSEQQFKPSTYLMVFLQTLRGSLYMLHWLVVMGSTTARMSFRPKRLKWVKTVHTGVEK, encoded by the coding sequence ATGCCGGCGAATTCCTGTCCTGAAAATGATGCTGATAACGGAAACTCTGATCCCCTTGACTCTATCTTTACTGACCTATCAGTAGATGAGGAATCAGAAGTAAGGACGGATTCCGCGTCTCTACCACCAGTCCGATTTAAAGGCCGTAGAGGCAAAGCTGCTCTAGTTTTAACTATAGTCTGGAGTGGTACTATTACCTTGCATTTAGTTTCCTGGGGTTCGATATTTGTCCTGGGACTAACAACAATGCTAGGTATTCATGCTTTGGGGATTATTTTTGCCAAACCCCGTCACCATTCCCAAGAGATAGAGGGAGATTTGCCTTTTGTTTCTGTGTTAGTGGCTGCTAAAAATGAGGAAGCGGTAATTGGCAGATTAGTTAAGAATCTGTGTAATCTGGAATACGGTAATGGTCAATATGAAGTCTGGATTATTGATGATAATAGTACGGACAATACACCCCAATTACTCGCCCAACTCAAGCAGGAATATCAACAACTTAATGTATTTAGGCGTGATCCTGACGCTAGTGGCGGCAAATCGGGGGCATTAAATCAAGTATTACCTCTGACAAAGGGAGACATTATTGCTGTATTTGATGCTGATGCCCAAGTTACACCAGATTTGCTATTACAAATAGTTCCGTTGTTTCAAAAAGAACGGGTAGGGGCGGTACAAATGCGTAAAGCGATCGCCAATGCTAAGGAAAATTTTTGGACTAAGGGACAAATGGCGGAAATGTTGTTGGATATTTGGTTTCAACAACAGCGCACTGCTATTGGTGGCATTGGTGAACTCCGAGGTAATGGTCAATTTGTCCGTCGTCAAGCCTTGGCTAGTTGCGGTGGTTGGAATGAGGAAACTATCACCGATGATTTGGATTTAACTATCCGGTTACATCTGGATAAATGGGATATTGAATGCGTTTTTTATCCGCCGGTGCAAGAAGAAGGTGTTACTAATGCTACAGCCCTTTGGCATCAACGTAACCGATGGGCAGAAGGTGGTTATCAACGTTATTTAGACTACTGGGATCTCATCCTCAAAAACCGCATGGGGACAAGGAAAACCTGGGATTTGTTGATCTTTATGGTAACAATGTATATCTTACCGACAGCAGCAATACCAGATATATTCATGGCGATCGCTCGTCATCGTCCCCCCATGTTAAGTTCTGTAACCGGACTATCTTTGGGGATGTCAGTAGTAGGAATGTTTGCTGGTTTAAAGCACGTCCGTTCAGAACAACAATTTAAACCATCTACCTATTTAATGGTATTTTTACAAACCCTGCGCGGCAGTTTATATATGTTGCATTGGTTAGTAGTTATGGGTAGCACCACAGCGCGAATGTCTTTCCGACCAAAACGCCTCAAATGGGTAAAAACTGTCCATACAGGTGTTGAGAAATAA
- a CDS encoding bifunctional acetate--CoA ligase family protein/GNAT family N-acetyltransferase: MEAPIKPIINKPYNIFCPEKLNPLDAIFAPNTVAVIGASEKPGSVGRNLLWNLITNPFGGTVFPVNPQHSSILGIKAYSTIFDVPEKIDLAVIATPASTVPKIIADGVESGIKGAIIISAGFKEVGEKGLTLEQEILQQAHRGKIKIIGPNCLGVMNPISGLNATFASKMALPGTVGFISQSGALCTSVLDWSLQENVGFSAFISIGSMLDIGWGDLIYYLGDDPHTKSIVIYMESIGDARSFLSAAREVALTKPIIVIKAGRTTAAAKAAASHTGALTGNDAVLDAAFRRCGVLRVNSISDLFDMSEVLAKQPRPQGSRLTILTNAGGPGVLATDTLIENGGELAAISPEIMTSLNDILPPQWSHNNPIDILGDADPQRYKKALEIVTKDPNSDGLLVILTPQAMTDPTQIAEQLKPYVQMSGKPILASWMGGADVAAGQQILNRQGIPTYAYPDTAARVFSYMWKSSYNLRGIYETPVLPTLTCDANTRNCSIVENIIQAAKTAKRTILTEFESKDILAAYGIPVVAGCIAESADKAVECAENLGYPVVLKLYSQTITHKTDVGGVQLNLQNAESVKLAYQNIETSVKQKAKAADFLGVTVQPMIKTDGYELIIGSSLDPQFGPVLLFGAGGQLVEVFQDSSIALPPLNTTLARRMMEQTKIYKALQGVRGRKSIDIAALEQLMVEFSQLVVEQPGIKEIDINPLLAIPPTPIHPGGLIALDARIVLHSADVEKHQLPKLAIRPYPSQYISDWKLNNGTPITIRPIRPEDEPLMVEFHKTLSEESVYFRYFHMIKLSQRITHERLTRICFIDYDREMALVAEYQNPETENREILAVGRLSKLHGSNAAEFAMLVSDKFQDQGLGTELLRRLLEVGKNEKSCCIYADILADNSGMQRVCEKLGFQITNTSDTTVLRAEIKL, from the coding sequence ATGGAAGCACCTATCAAACCAATCATCAACAAGCCTTACAATATCTTTTGTCCAGAGAAATTAAACCCATTAGATGCCATTTTTGCACCTAACACTGTTGCTGTCATTGGTGCAAGTGAAAAACCCGGAAGTGTGGGACGAAATCTACTTTGGAACTTAATCACTAATCCCTTTGGAGGAACTGTTTTTCCCGTTAATCCTCAGCATTCTAGTATATTAGGAATTAAAGCTTATTCTACTATATTTGATGTTCCTGAAAAAATAGATTTAGCTGTTATTGCCACTCCTGCATCTACAGTCCCAAAAATTATTGCTGATGGTGTTGAGTCCGGAATTAAAGGAGCAATTATTATTTCCGCCGGATTTAAAGAAGTAGGTGAAAAAGGTCTAACTTTAGAACAGGAAATCCTGCAACAAGCACACCGAGGAAAAATTAAAATTATTGGACCCAATTGTTTAGGAGTAATGAATCCAATTTCCGGTTTAAATGCCACATTTGCTAGTAAAATGGCACTACCAGGAACAGTTGGCTTTATTAGTCAAAGTGGAGCATTATGTACATCAGTTCTTGATTGGAGTTTACAGGAGAATGTTGGTTTTAGTGCCTTCATTTCCATTGGTTCAATGTTAGATATTGGTTGGGGAGATTTAATTTATTATCTCGGAGATGATCCCCATACTAAAAGTATTGTAATTTATATGGAATCCATTGGGGATGCGCGTTCTTTTCTGTCAGCAGCGCGAGAAGTTGCATTAACAAAACCGATCATTGTCATTAAAGCCGGTCGTACTACAGCCGCAGCTAAAGCCGCAGCTTCTCACACGGGTGCATTAACAGGAAATGATGCTGTATTAGATGCAGCTTTTCGCCGTTGTGGGGTATTACGAGTCAATAGTATTTCTGATTTATTTGATATGTCAGAAGTATTAGCAAAACAACCCCGTCCCCAAGGTTCACGATTGACGATTTTAACTAATGCTGGTGGTCCAGGAGTATTAGCAACAGATACATTAATTGAAAATGGAGGAGAATTAGCAGCAATTTCTCCAGAAATAATGACTTCCTTAAATGACATTTTACCCCCGCAATGGAGTCATAATAATCCTATTGATATTTTAGGAGATGCTGATCCCCAACGTTATAAAAAAGCTTTAGAAATTGTCACAAAAGATCCCAATAGTGATGGGTTATTAGTGATTTTAACACCTCAAGCAATGACAGATCCTACCCAAATAGCCGAACAATTAAAACCTTATGTACAAATGTCTGGTAAACCAATTTTAGCCAGTTGGATGGGTGGTGCTGATGTAGCTGCGGGACAACAAATTCTTAACCGTCAAGGTATTCCCACTTATGCTTATCCCGATACAGCAGCGCGGGTATTTAGTTATATGTGGAAATCCAGTTATAACCTGCGCGGTATTTATGAAACTCCAGTTTTACCGACATTAACTTGTGATGCTAATACTCGTAATTGTTCCATAGTCGAAAATATTATTCAAGCCGCAAAAACAGCAAAAAGAACAATTCTCACAGAATTTGAATCTAAAGACATTTTAGCCGCTTACGGCATTCCTGTAGTTGCAGGTTGCATTGCTGAAAGTGCAGATAAAGCAGTGGAATGTGCAGAAAATCTGGGTTATCCCGTTGTTTTAAAACTTTATTCTCAGACTATTACCCATAAAACTGATGTGGGTGGTGTGCAGTTAAATCTGCAAAATGCGGAATCGGTAAAACTTGCTTATCAAAATATTGAAACATCAGTAAAACAGAAAGCTAAAGCCGCAGATTTTCTCGGTGTAACTGTACAACCAATGATCAAAACTGATGGCTATGAATTAATTATTGGGAGTAGTTTAGATCCGCAATTTGGACCTGTATTATTATTTGGTGCTGGGGGACAATTGGTGGAAGTTTTTCAAGATAGTTCTATTGCCCTTCCTCCTCTCAATACTACCCTAGCCCGGCGAATGATGGAACAAACTAAAATTTACAAAGCCTTGCAAGGGGTCAGAGGACGGAAAAGTATTGATATTGCTGCTCTTGAACAATTAATGGTAGAATTTAGTCAATTAGTTGTGGAACAACCTGGGATTAAAGAAATTGATATTAATCCCTTGTTGGCTATTCCTCCCACTCCTATACATCCTGGAGGATTAATTGCCTTAGATGCGCGGATAGTTTTACATTCTGCCGATGTGGAAAAACATCAATTACCAAAATTAGCTATTCGTCCCTATCCTAGTCAATATATTAGTGATTGGAAATTGAACAATGGTACACCAATTACTATTCGTCCTATTCGTCCCGAAGACGAACCATTAATGGTAGAATTTCACAAAACCTTATCAGAAGAAAGTGTTTATTTCCGCTATTTCCACATGATTAAATTGAGTCAACGCATTACCCATGAACGACTCACCCGAATATGCTTTATTGACTATGATCGAGAAATGGCTTTAGTTGCAGAATACCAAAATCCCGAAACAGAAAATAGGGAAATATTAGCAGTAGGAAGATTAAGTAAATTACATGGTAGTAACGCGGCAGAATTTGCTATGCTAGTTAGCGACAAATTTCAAGATCAAGGCTTAGGGACAGAATTACTCCGCAGATTGTTAGAAGTTGGTAAAAACGAGAAAAGTTGCTGTATCTATGCTGATATTTTAGCTGATAATTCAGGTATGCAACGAGTATGTGAAAAACTTGGGTTCCAAATCACAAATACAAGTGATACAACAGTATTAAGGGCAGAAATTAAACTTTAA
- a CDS encoding hydrogenase maturation protease, whose amino-acid sequence MVRALVIGYGNDLRGDDAIGQQVAKAIKDCCLSSVQSIAVHQLTPELAAPLANVNLAIFVDACINSQSGQVQVQSLLPSELNTINTHISNPSSLLALSQILYGHCPSAWLVSVPGVNFELSDRISPTAETGIAIAIVTIMQILNTIEK is encoded by the coding sequence ATGGTACGTGCATTGGTGATTGGTTATGGCAATGATTTACGTGGTGATGATGCTATTGGACAACAAGTGGCAAAAGCTATCAAAGATTGTTGTTTATCATCTGTGCAATCCATTGCAGTTCATCAATTGACACCAGAATTAGCTGCACCTTTAGCAAATGTCAATTTAGCAATTTTTGTTGATGCCTGTATCAATTCCCAATCTGGTCAGGTGCAGGTGCAATCATTATTACCGTCTGAGTTGAATACTATTAATACCCATATTAGTAATCCGTCATCCCTACTTGCCCTTTCTCAAATCCTCTATGGTCATTGTCCCTCAGCGTGGTTAGTCTCAGTCCCAGGAGTAAATTTTGAACTGAGCGATCGCATTTCACCAACAGCAGAAACAGGTATAGCGATCGCCATAGTTACAATTATGCAAATTCTTAATACAATTGAAAAATAG
- a CDS encoding SDR family oxidoreductase, giving the protein MKNFEDKVVLVTGASSGIGRATAVAFAKEGAKVVVAARRVKEGEETVELIKKAGGEGLFIQTDVTQEKQVKNLIGKTVEIYSRLDCAFNNAGCLSVNPITEETVENYEQVFNLNVKGVFLCLKYEISQMLKQGGGTIVNCASILGLTGLSPTHLYTASKHAVLGLTKTVALEVAQSNIRVNAVCPGVIDTDLARPFFSIPFYREFINKHPMGRVGKEEEVANAVVFLCSDQASFITGEHLVIDGGFMAQ; this is encoded by the coding sequence ATGAAAAACTTTGAAGATAAAGTTGTTTTAGTCACAGGTGCTAGTTCTGGTATTGGTCGAGCAACAGCAGTTGCCTTTGCCAAAGAAGGGGCAAAAGTTGTTGTTGCCGCCCGTAGGGTTAAGGAAGGAGAAGAAACTGTTGAATTAATCAAAAAAGCAGGTGGAGAAGGTCTTTTTATTCAAACTGATGTTACTCAAGAAAAACAGGTTAAAAATCTAATAGGAAAAACCGTTGAAATCTATAGTCGTCTTGATTGTGCTTTTAATAATGCCGGTTGTTTGAGTGTCAATCCAATTACAGAGGAAACAGTTGAAAATTATGAACAAGTCTTTAATCTCAATGTTAAAGGTGTATTTCTTTGCCTGAAATATGAAATATCTCAAATGTTGAAGCAGGGAGGGGGAACAATTGTTAATTGTGCTTCAATTTTGGGGTTAACTGGTTTATCTCCTACACATCTTTATACAGCTAGTAAACACGCGGTATTAGGCTTAACTAAAACAGTGGCTTTAGAAGTTGCCCAATCAAATATTCGTGTTAATGCAGTATGTCCGGGGGTGATTGATACAGATCTGGCTCGTCCTTTTTTTTCTATTCCTTTTTATCGAGAGTTTATTAACAAACATCCCATGGGTAGAGTCGGAAAAGAAGAAGAAGTTGCTAATGCAGTAGTTTTTCTTTGTTCAGATCAGGCTTCCTTTATTACGGGAGAACACCTTGTCATAGACGGAGGTTTTATGGCTCAGTAA
- a CDS encoding type II toxin-antitoxin system PemK/MazF family toxin, translating to MAKHSDYRMGSIWIVTFDPSVGTEIQKTRPALIISGTLFNNQRSKVTVLPFTSAKPNNPRISPAVVEVPISAQNGLSVGGMWVITNMQKIQAMFT from the coding sequence ATGGCAAAACATAGCGATTACCGAATGGGAAGCATCTGGATAGTAACATTTGACCCATCCGTAGGTACAGAAATTCAAAAAACTCGTCCAGCACTGATAATTTCTGGGACTTTGTTTAACAACCAACGCAGCAAAGTCACAGTTTTACCTTTTACTTCCGCAAAACCGAATAACCCCCGCATTTCACCTGCGGTAGTTGAAGTACCTATATCAGCACAAAATGGACTTTCTGTGGGCGGAATGTGGGTTATAACGAATATGCAAAAAATACAGGCTATGTTTACATAA
- a CDS encoding ribbon-helix-helix domain-containing protein yields MAKISISLPEELLNYIDQKVENRSALIENLLKQWQEKQQDEALAAACALVDELELGWESEWQNIAITEWEASG; encoded by the coding sequence ATGGCTAAAATCTCAATTTCATTGCCAGAGGAACTACTAAATTACATTGACCAAAAAGTTGAAAACCGTAGTGCGTTGATTGAAAATCTCTTGAAACAATGGCAAGAAAAACAACAAGATGAAGCACTAGCCGCAGCTTGCGCCTTGGTTGATGAATTAGAATTAGGTTGGGAAAGTGAATGGCAAAACATAGCGATTACCGAATGGGAAGCATCTGGATAG
- a CDS encoding XisI protein: protein MDTIKSYRHIIQSLLTDYAAIPIANGSIDCYTVFDPKQDHYQVMNVGWDGHRRVYGCVLHLDIKQGKIWIEQNMTEMRVAQELVDLGVAKEDIVLGFQAPEMRQYTDYAVI, encoded by the coding sequence ATGGATACCATAAAGTCTTATCGGCATATAATTCAGTCGTTGTTGACAGATTACGCTGCTATCCCCATCGCTAATGGGTCGATAGATTGCTACACTGTTTTTGATCCGAAACAAGACCATTACCAGGTCATGAATGTGGGATGGGATGGCCATCGGCGGGTATATGGTTGTGTTTTACATTTGGATATTAAGCAAGGAAAGATTTGGATTGAGCAAAATATGACGGAAATGAGAGTAGCCCAAGAACTTGTGGATCTGGGGGTAGCAAAGGAAGATATTGTGTTGGGGTTTCAAGCTCCGGAAATGCGGCAATATACGGATTATGCAGTTATATAA
- a CDS encoding XisH family protein, producing the protein MAAKDRFHAVVRIALEKEQWQITDDPLRLEVGGTKFEIDLGAQQLLAAERDQEKIAVEIKTFLSDSPLTDYHAALGQFLNYRLALEISDPTRILYLAVPVVAYETFFKREFAQISLERYQIKQIIYDPIQEVIVQWIP; encoded by the coding sequence ATGGCAGCTAAAGATAGATTTCATGCTGTGGTTAGAATTGCTTTGGAAAAGGAGCAGTGGCAGATAACCGATGATCCCCTGCGACTCGAAGTAGGCGGAACAAAGTTTGAAATTGACTTAGGTGCCCAGCAACTATTAGCAGCAGAGCGAGACCAAGAAAAAATTGCAGTTGAGATTAAAACTTTTTTGAGTGATTCACCACTAACCGATTACCATGCTGCGTTAGGACAGTTTTTGAATTATCGGCTGGCCTTAGAAATCAGTGATCCAACTCGTATTCTCTATTTAGCTGTGCCTGTAGTTGCTTATGAAACTTTTTTTAAGCGGGAATTTGCCCAAATTTCATTAGAAAGATATCAAATTAAACAAATTATTTATGACCCGATTCAAGAGGTAATTGTACAATGGATACCATAA